Proteins from a genomic interval of Fusarium oxysporum Fo47 chromosome I, complete sequence:
- a CDS encoding uncharacterized protein (expressed protein), with protein MYVLTCISTFVFLLLISRFFVVIRPGLDWVCFLFPLSLLFRLVFWSRAIWPGRGSFWGCFSCGRWSWSSRRSAYFAFPLVLYLVSPGGWSVVMTTVSHTKVGDSLHLLGMPFGETDLCCEHVPHSRTEI; from the coding sequence TTGCATTTCCACATTTGTCTTCCTGCTCTTGATTTCGCGCTTTTTTGTGGTCATTCGACCAGGTCTGGATTGGGTCTGCTTTTTGTTTCCtttgtctttgctttttcgTCTTGTTTTTTGGTCCCGGGCCATTTGGCCTGGGAGGGGGTCTTTTTGGGGTTGTTTTTCTTGCGGGcgttggagttggagttcAAGGCGTTCGGCGTATTTTGCATTTCCTCTCGTCCTGTACTTGGTTTCCCCTGGGGGCTGGTCTGTGGTGATGACAACTGTTTCACACACCAAAGTTGGCGATTCACTTCACTTGCTCGGTATGCCCTTCGGGGAAACTGACTTGTGTTGCGAACATGTACCTCACTCAAGAACAGAGATCTGA